DNA sequence from the Prosthecobacter sp. SYSU 5D2 genome:
GTTGTTCATTTTCCCGCCCTAGACAGACCAGCAGTGGCGCCAGGCCGATCATCACCCCGGCCATGCCAAACACAGTGCTCTCAAAAGACTGCCCCACCATCAGCAACAGCAGTGACAGCGGCGCGGCAATGAGGGCCAGCAGCAGGCAGGCCATGCGGATATAGACGAAAGTCATGAGGCGGTAGGATAAGGTTGACGACCAGCCTCCTCCAGCGATGCCTACCTTTCCTCCACCCAGCCGGGAGCCGGGTAGCTGCCGAGGACTTTGACTTTGGCTCCCTGGGTGGTCAGGTCATGAATGGCCTCCTGCAAGGAAGGCTCCTGATGATGGCCGCTGATCTCGAGGAAGAAGCGGGCTTGCTCGCCTGTGATGTCGCCGGGAACGGGGCGGTTCTCGATCTGGCGGACGTTCACATTGCGGCTGGCGAAGACTTGCAGCACCTCCAGGAGCGCGCCAACGCGGTCGCGGGCGTGGACCATGAGCATGGTGTTGTCATGGCCGGAGGGGGCACCGCTGCGGCGGCCCAGGATGATGAACCGGGCGCGGGAAGCATGCTCGCGCGGGGAGGTGGAAAGGACACGCAGGCCGTGAAGTTCCGCACCCAGGGGCGTGCCGATAGCGGCGGCACCGGGCTCGTTTTCAGCATGGGTGGCGGCGAGGCTGGAGGAGGCGCTTTCCTTCAATGCGGCATGGGGAAAACAGGCCGACAGCCAGGGGCGGCACTGCGCGAGCATTTGGGGCAGGCCGTAGATGACATGGATGGAGGCGGCATCACCTTTGGCCATGACGACGGTCTCCACCTTCCAGAGGATCTCCGCATAAATCTGCAAATCGGAATCCACCAGGTGGTCCAGCGTGTGATGGACGGCCCCTTCGGTGGAATGCTCGATGGGCAGCACGCCGTAGTCCACCTCCTGGCTGGCCACGCGGGCAAAAACGCCCTCCGTGCTGGCCTCGGCGGCATAAGCTACGCTGTTGCCAAATTTGTTGATCGCCACCTGGTGAGTCCAGGAACCGGCAGGGCCCAGATAGGCGATGCTAAGGCTGTTTTCCAATGCCAGCGCCGCGCTCATGATCTCGCGGAAAATGGCACGGATGGCTTTCTCGGTGAGGAGGCCCTTTTGCGCATCATTCAGCTCGCAGAGCTTGCGCAGCAGCTTTTCTTCACGGCCCGGCACGTAGATGTCCAGGCCGTCCTTCTTTTTGATCTCGCCAATGACGTGGACCATCTCGGCACGCTCGTTCAGCAGGCGGATGAGCTGCTGGTCAATGGCGTCAATCTTGATGCGAGTTTCTTCCAGCGTCATGATTCAAGGTGCCCGGATTCTGCCGGGGCGGCGGATTCAGTGGAACCCAGGGAGAGCTGGGTTTCTTCAGGGGCGGAGGCACCTGGCTGCTCAGTATCCGCAGTCGGCAGCTTCACGCGGCGCAGCTCGGCGGCATTCGGCAGCTCATCCAGCGTGCGAACGGCAAAGTGGTCCAAAAAGGCGTCCGTGGTGCCGTACAGCAGGGGGCGTCCGGGCAGGTCGGCGCGACCTTCGATCTTCACCAGGCCACGGTCCACGAGCTGTTGCACCATGGCATCCACACTCACGCCACGCACCGCCTCCACGCCTGCTTTGGTGATGGGCTGGCGGTAGGCGATGATGGCCAGGGTCTCCAGCGCAGGCTGGCTGAGGCGCTGCACCTTCTTGCCGGGGTAAAGGGCGCGGCACCACTCCACGTAGTCCACCTTGGCACAGAGCCGCCAGCCATGGCTGCGCTCCACGATGGTGAAGGCGCGTCCGTCCTGCTCATAATGGGCCACGAGCTGGTCAATCGCCTCGCGGATGCTGAGCTCATCCACGGTCAGCAGCGGCTCCACCCATTCGGGGGCCGTTTCGCCCTCGGGCGTGGCATCCCGGATGTCCTTCGCCGTGTCCTTCACCGCCGTGACCATCTGCGTCAGGGGCAAGGGCTCCTGGGTCGCAAAAAGCAGGGATTCAACAATGGCAGGCAGTTCCATGACGGGCAGACCATCCAAGCGAGGCAGCCGGGGGAGTCAAGCCGGGCTTCGGCGAGGACCGCGCCCTCTTCTATCGCCGCCGACGGAAAAGCAGGCTCATCATGCCGGTGAGGAGGAGGATGCCGCGAGTGGGTTCGGGGATGAACTGGACGCCCAGGATGCCCTGGCTTTGAAACTGGGTGTAATCCCAGGCGAGGCCGAGGCTGGTGAGGTCGGGGACGGAGAGGCGGTCCTCAAGAAGGCCAGGGACGATGAGGGTGGACCAGTCGAGGAGATCAAACTGGTCGCCGGCGGAGGGGGTGTATTGGAGCAGGACCTCGATCATGGAGGTGGTGCTCATTTGCAGGGTGCCGGTGATGGCAAGGCGGTCGTTCTGGCCGTTGGCGAAGAGGTCCAGGACCAGGCGGCCATCGCCCTGGACATCCAGGCCGGTGAGGAGGGAGAGGGTACCAGCCTGGGTGCCGATGCCTGGAGTGATGCGGCCACCGGCGAGGACGCTGACGGCTCCGGCCACATCTCCCTGGCCGGCGAGGGTGGCGGTGGAGTCAATACTGACTGGGCCGAGGCCGATGGCGGAGCCGGTGGCAGGATTGAGCAAGAGGGTGCCGCCCTGCACGAGGGTGCTGCCGGCATAGCTGTTGCTGCCGGTGAGCGTGAGGGTGCCGGTGCCGGTTTTGGCCAGCCCGCCCATGCCACTGATGTCCCCGGCGATGGTCGAATGAAAAGCTCCTGTCTGAATAGCAGTGGGCGTATTCAGCGTCACGGCCCGCGTGGCAGCCAGAGTGATGTTATCTGCGCCGAAGTGAAGTCCGGTCAGGGTGTCAGGCGTAGTGTTATTCGTATCCAGATACAGCGGGTTGGTGGCATCCCCCAGGGCACCGTCACTGTAGATGACCAGGCCGCCGCGGTTTAAATTCACCCGCAGGGCGGTGAAGCTGTTACTCTCATTGGTCAGGTGCAGGCGACCCTGGCCCCCGGCGGCGTCATTGCTGACGATGAATTCAGACGTGGCATTGCCACCGGAGATGAGGCCGGACATGGTGGTATTGAACCCGGCGGCACTGTCCACAAGGATACGAGCACCGGCATTGGTGGCGGCGCTTTGCAGAACCAGGTTGTTGGCAAAGGTGCCGCTCCCGGCTGCTGAATCAAAGTAGAGCGCCGTCAAGTTGCCACTCGGGTGGGTCAGCACGATGTCACCGTTGCCGAAACCGCCATAGGCTGCTGGGGCATTTAGGCGGAAGGCTCCGTTGGTGGTGGAAGTGGGGCCAAAAAAGATTTGCACGCCACCTACATTGTGAGCGGTGGTAAGCGTCACCTGATTGGCACCTTCTTTGATGAGCTTGCCGCTGCCGAGGGAGATGGGGTCGCGGATTTCGATACCGCTGCCGCCGCCGAGCATGAGGTTTTTATCCTCTGCCGTCACGGCATTGCCGGAGGCTACGTCCAGGCGCAGGGTCAGGCTGGAGCCAATCGTTTGCGCAAAGATGAAGGCATCCTCCTCCAGAACCAAGGGGGCGCTGATGATGAAGGTCTGGGTGCTGGTGGGCCGGCTGTTGATGATGATGCCGGTGCTGATGGGCAGGGGGGTATTGCTGGAAAGGGTGAAGCCGGTCGGGCGGGAAATCATGAGCATGCCCACCTCGGTGCCGCTGTTGATGGCGACATTGCCAGTGCCGGTGCCGATGACCACATCCTGGCCAGCGGTGGGGAGCACGTCACCGGTCCAGTTGCCTGCCGTGGTCCAGCCGGTATTGGCACCGCCGGCATCCCAGATGGCGGCGGTGCTGCCGCTGGCCATCAGGACGAAGCTCAGCGAATCGGCTGTGTTGCCATTATCCTGGTAGCCCAGTCCTGGCAGGTCCAGGTATTCCAGGTCCCAGCCATGGGTGGTGGGTTCATAAAACCAGAGATTGTCCCCCGCCACATCCGCCAGCTCCGGACTGAGCAGCAGGGTGGCCTGGGCGGGGTCAATGCCGGGGGCATAGAGCTCGTAGCGACCAGTCGCACTGCGGACAAAGGCGTAATTCCCGCCAGTGATGTCGCGGCTGAGGTTACCGTTGAGCCTGCCCATGGCATGCACGCCTGGGGCATCGCCGCTGACGACGGAGGTGGTGGGGACATAAACAAAGGCCAGCCCGTCGGGTTCGGTGGCCGCGCCATTGGCTCCATTGTCCTTCACCTGGATGGTCCAGGTGCCATCCGCATTGGCGATGGAACCTGCATAGTTGTCTTCATTCTTGCCGCCCGTGACGATGAGAATGCCGTCGGTCTGGCTGTTGATGCCGGCCAGGTTGAGTTCATAGACACCGGTTGCTCCGGGATCATACAAGGTACTTGGCCCGGGGGCGGTGGTGCTGAGGGTCAGGCCGGGGGAGCTTGCCATGCTGGTCAGGATGCCGCCGTTGGCACTGTTGACGGCGTGACCGCCGATCCAGCCGTCCGCATAGGGGAACCAGGAGGCGGCCAGATTGATATTAAATTCACCGCCAGCCGGGGTGGAATGCACGGGGATGAAGTAGCCATTGGCATCGTTGGCGGTGGCACTCGTCGCCCGGAGCGGCCCGGTGGCGTCTCCAAAGGCGGTATTGTCACGGGTTAGCTGGGCCACATTGGAAATCATGATGCCCAGGCTGCGGTCATTGGCCGTGGTGGGGGTGAATCCAAAAAGAAAATCCCCCCGGTTGGAGCCGGATCGCAAAGCGATGTTTCCTAATGAAGTGATGCCATCCGCTGACAGCGCTGCCTGGCTGTAGCTCAGGCTGAGTGAGACGCCGTTGGCCGCGTTCGTCTCATTATTCTGGAGGACGGTGATGTTACCAAAGGTGGGACTCGCGGTTTGCGCGGAAAGAGTTCTCAGCGTGCATACAAGCACCGCCAGCAGAGGCCAAAAGAGTCGCTTCATAAAGGGGGGACGGTCCTTTCGCTGGTCACCTGTGAATGACAATGCAAGCCATGTGACGATCTCTTCTGAGTGCTAAAGCTCCGGTTTATTATTTCATAGCCACATCCTTACACTGCTGTGCCTAGCCGGTTTTCAAATGTCTCATCACGAACATGTAGCTAATCAGAATCCGATAGGTTTCAGCCCCCCCTCAGCCACACCTATCCAGGAAACAATATCGTCTCTCAAGAAACACTGACGGTGCTCAGAGCTTGAGCTACGGGGCTGCCCCCCCATGAAACTGCTCCCCTGTTACGCTTTAGCTGTCCTCGCCTTGTTCGTGCCAGACAGCCCGCTGTCCGCCCAGTCTGTCTGGAACGTGACCACCGGAAACTGGAATGTCGCAGGCAATTGGAGCCCTGCCGGTGTGCCGGTCAGCGGTCCGGAGTTGCATCTGCGCTTCAATGCCACCAGTTCCTACACCAGCACGAACAACCTCGGAGCGCTGACGTTGAACCGCCTGACGGTCAACAATACAGGCAATGGCACCCTCACGCTGGCGGCTTCCTCCACGGCCAATACACTGACTTTTGACGGCTTGGCACCCACGCTGGACATCACCGGCATCACGCGCGTGACGGGAATCCTGGCGGGTTCCGCCACGATCACCAAAACGGGCTCCGGCACCTTCATCCAGGACAGCAACAGCAGCGGATTCACCGGGACGATCATCATCAACGAGGGACGCTTCTCAAGCTGGGGAGGGACGTCCACGGGCAATGCCGTGACCACCAACTTTAATCCCGTTTCCATCGTGGTGAACGATGGGGGCACTTACCAGTTTGGCAATGCAGGCATCGGCGATCCCAACCTGCCCCTGACGACCTACATCACTGTCAATGAAGGTGGAACCGTAAGCTGGCAGGAGACCCAGACCTTTGGCGGCTTCAACCTCCTGGGCGGCAGCATCTCCCTCACCAACGGGACGGCCACCCCGAACGGCACAACAGCACAATCCTGGACGCACGGCAGCATCACCGGGAACATTTACACAGCCTCCGCCTACAACATGGCGGGCAGCGCGCCGATCTTTAAAACGACGGCAGGCACGGTGACGATGAGCGGGGCCGTGGCTCTGACGAACACCGGGGGACTGCGCCTCCAGGAGGGCAAGGTGGTCATGGCCCATGCGATGAACCTGGGCACCGCTCCGCTGACTTTTGGCGCTGATGGAACCACGGGGACCCTGGAATACCAGGGGGCCAGTGCACTGCGGGCAGGAAACCTCATCCGCAGCACCGGGGGCACCGGGGTGATCCAGGTGACTCAGGCCAGCACGATTCTGACACTCTCCGGGGCCAATACCGGCTCAGGCATCCTCAGCAAGAAAGGACCCGGCACGCTGTACCTGTCAGGTTCTTTTGCTGCGACTGGACCCACGCAAGTGGCAGAAGGTATGCTGAGGGTCAATCCTGTGACCGCCTCCGGTGGATTTTATGTGGAGGCAGGGACGGTGCTGGCAGTGAATTCAGGCAACAGCAGCAGCAGCTTCAGCCTGCCTGCCCTGGTAATGCAGGACACCGCAACGCTGCTGCTGGAACTGGGCCGGGATACCGTTTCCGCCCATGCATTGGTGAAAGTGGGGAATACAGACGGCTTTTTCTTCAATGAAGGCGCTGTGCTGCAGGTGACCAATTCGCTCCCATTTGCCAACGGCACTTACACGCTGCTGGATTACGCAGGCACGGCCATCACCAGCGGGCTCACACTCCAGCTGCCTGGCCGCACCCTGGGCAGCCTGGTCTATGATGTGGACAACACCCAGATCCAGATGAACATCACGGGCACTGACAGTGTGAAATGGACCGGTGCGGTGGATACGGCCTGGGATGTGGGCACGGCAGCGGGAGTGGGTGGCACGGACAACTGGCAGCTTGTCACTGGCAGCACGGCGACGAATTTCATCCAGACGGACACCGTCCTTTTTGATGACAGCGCCGCGCGTTTTGACGTCCAGATCCAGGAAATCATGAACCCTTTTTCCATCAAGGTGGATGCCAGCGAGGATTACACATTCAGCGGCACAGGCAAGATCACTGGAACCACAGGTCTCAGCAAATCCGGCACAGGCACACTTGTCCTGGCCACGGACAATGACTACACGGGCGGTACTGTGGTAACGGGAGGCACGCTTCAGCTTGGCAATGGCGGTGGCACCGGCAGCATCACAGGCCCCCTTTCCCTGGCCAACAGCACGCTCGCTTTCAACCACGCGGAACCCTTCTTTTTTGACAATGCCGTCAATCTGACCGGCAGCAACACTTTGGTGCAGAACGGAGCCGCCACAGTTACCATGAATTCGCGGCTGGCCCTGGGCACCAACACGCTCACTTTTGACGGAATCGGCATGCTGGATCTGGCGGGCGCCATCACCGGCAGCGGCGTTATCAACAAGAACGGCAGCGGCCACCTGAACCTCCTGGGTCTGAACACCTTTAACGGCACGCTGAACATCAATGCCGGCACGGTCCAGCTCACGGATCGCGGCAGCAGCGGAGACATCAGCGCCAAGTCCATCATGGTCAATGACGGCGGCACCTTTATCTTCGGCGGCGAAGGCAATCCGGATCTTCCCGGCACCACCATCATCACAGTGAACACGGGCGGGCTTTTTGAGTTGCGCACGGGGGAGACCTATGGAGGCCTGGTGCTCAATGGGGGGGACTATCTGGTCACCACGACAGCAGGTTCGCTGGCCTCCAACGGAGAGACGACGGTTCCAGGAACGGTGGTGATTGATCTGCGCTCAGGTACCATGAGCACCCAGAACTCAGGGACAGGGACTGGCGGCGGTGCGCTGGGCCAGTCGGGTGGCGGGGTGGCGGCCAAGACCACATCCGGCACAGTTACCATGGGTATTGGCATGACATTCAATGCCAATCTGGCCCTGCAGGTACGTGAAGGCACACTGGCTATGCCCACCACCTCAGTTCCGGCCACCGGAACGGCTGTTGTCTCGGGAGGTCCGCTGGCTGGCCTGGAATTCGGAACGGCGGAAACGCAGGGCACGCTTCAGATTTACGGCTCCGGCATTGGCAGCACATCCAGAAACATCACCCTCCATGCGGGTGGTGGAAAAGTGGAGGTGACTGAGCCGGGCACTGTGCTGAATTTCACGGGTGCCATCTCAGGTGACGGCCCGCTGATCAAGACCGGTGCTGGCACACTGAACCTCAGCGGCAACCTGGACTCCACGGGCCTGACCACCGTCAGCGAAGGCACCTTGCGGCTGAAGCCTGGCACCATGGCAGGCGGCCTCGCAACAGTGGACGGGGCGCTCCTGGCGGTCAGCTACGATGCCGTGGCTGCTTCCCTCAATGTCCCGGCGGTCATGCTGGCTGGCGGCTCGGTATTGCAGTATGAATTTGCTTCTTCAACGCTGCCGGTGCTGCCCTTGGTGAATGTCACGGATACGGACGCGCTCAGCTTGGGAGGGGAAGTCCTGCTGCGTCTGACCAACAGCCAGCACTTCGCCACGGGTCTATACACTTTGTTAGACTACAGCGGCAGCGCCATTACCTCCGGGTTTGCATTGGAGCTGGCCGGGCGCGCCTCCGGCACCCTGAACTATGACACCGCAGGCACGAAAATCACGGCCACCATCCTCCAGGGGGAGGAAGTACGCTGGACCGGCACCACCAATGCGAAGTGGGATGCTGGCACTGGCGTGGACATCGGCGGCACACAAAACTGGCAGACCATCACCAGCCTGGCCTCCACCAACTTTGTACAGGCGGACTTTGTGCACTTTGACGACACCGCCTCCCGCTTTGATGTCACCCTTGAAGGCGTCCTCCGGCCTAACGCCGTATCCATCAATGCGGCTTCCGATTACACCTTCAACGGCAGCGGCAAGATCAGCGGTATCACCGCGCTAAACAAATCCGGAAGCGGAACGCTCGTCCTCGCCACGGACAATGACTATTCCGGTGGCACAACAGTCAGCGGCGGCAGCCTCCAGCTTGGCAACGGGGGCATCAGCGGCAGCATCACCGGGCCGCTGGTCCTCAGCGGCGGCAGCCTGGCCTTTAACCGGTCCGATGACTTCACCCTGAGCAGCCCCATCACACTTGGCGTCAGCACAGGCATTGTCCAAAACGGCAGCGGCCTGGCCGCCATCACCTCCGCCCTGGCGCTGGG
Encoded proteins:
- the pheA gene encoding chorismate mutase encodes the protein MTLEETRIKIDAIDQQLIRLLNERAEMVHVIGEIKKKDGLDIYVPGREEKLLRKLCELNDAQKGLLTEKAIRAIFREIMSAALALENSLSIAYLGPAGSWTHQVAINKFGNSVAYAAEASTEGVFARVASQEVDYGVLPIEHSTEGAVHHTLDHLVDSDLQIYAEILWKVETVVMAKGDAASIHVIYGLPQMLAQCRPWLSACFPHAALKESASSSLAATHAENEPGAAAIGTPLGAELHGLRVLSTSPREHASRARFIILGRRSGAPSGHDNTMLMVHARDRVGALLEVLQVFASRNVNVRQIENRPVPGDITGEQARFFLEISGHHQEPSLQEAIHDLTTQGAKVKVLGSYPAPGWVEER
- the scpB gene encoding SMC-Scp complex subunit ScpB, with translation MELPAIVESLLFATQEPLPLTQMVTAVKDTAKDIRDATPEGETAPEWVEPLLTVDELSIREAIDQLVAHYEQDGRAFTIVERSHGWRLCAKVDYVEWCRALYPGKKVQRLSQPALETLAIIAYRQPITKAGVEAVRGVSVDAMVQQLVDRGLVKIEGRADLPGRPLLYGTTDAFLDHFAVRTLDELPNAAELRRVKLPTADTEQPGASAPEETQLSLGSTESAAPAESGHLES
- a CDS encoding autotransporter-associated beta strand repeat-containing protein is translated as MKRLFWPLLAVLVCTLRTLSAQTASPTFGNITVLQNNETNAANGVSLSLSYSQAALSADGITSLGNIALRSGSNRGDFLFGFTPTTANDRSLGIMISNVAQLTRDNTAFGDATGPLRATSATANDANGYFIPVHSTPAGGEFNINLAASWFPYADGWIGGHAVNSANGGILTSMASSPGLTLSTTAPGPSTLYDPGATGVYELNLAGINSQTDGILIVTGGKNEDNYAGSIANADGTWTIQVKDNGANGAATEPDGLAFVYVPTTSVVSGDAPGVHAMGRLNGNLSRDITGGNYAFVRSATGRYELYAPGIDPAQATLLLSPELADVAGDNLWFYEPTTHGWDLEYLDLPGLGYQDNGNTADSLSFVLMASGSTAAIWDAGGANTGWTTAGNWTGDVLPTAGQDVVIGTGTGNVAINSGTEVGMLMISRPTGFTLSSNTPLPISTGIIINSRPTSTQTFIISAPLVLEEDAFIFAQTIGSSLTLRLDVASGNAVTAEDKNLMLGGGSGIEIRDPISLGSGKLIKEGANQVTLTTAHNVGGVQIFFGPTSTTNGAFRLNAPAAYGGFGNGDIVLTHPSGNLTALYFDSAAGSGTFANNLVLQSAATNAGARILVDSAAGFNTTMSGLISGGNATSEFIVSNDAAGGQGRLHLTNESNSFTALRVNLNRGGLVIYSDGALGDATNPLYLDTNNTTPDTLTGLHFGADNITLAATRAVTLNTPTAIQTGAFHSTIAGDISGMGGLAKTGTGTLTLTGSNSYAGSTLVQGGTLLLNPATGSAIGLGPVSIDSTATLAGQGDVAGAVSVLAGGRITPGIGTQAGTLSLLTGLDVQGDGRLVLDLFANGQNDRLAITGTLQMSTTSMIEVLLQYTPSAGDQFDLLDWSTLIVPGLLEDRLSVPDLTSLGLAWDYTQFQSQGILGVQFIPEPTRGILLLTGMMSLLFRRRR
- a CDS encoding autotransporter-associated beta strand repeat-containing protein, with the translated sequence MKLLPCYALAVLALFVPDSPLSAQSVWNVTTGNWNVAGNWSPAGVPVSGPELHLRFNATSSYTSTNNLGALTLNRLTVNNTGNGTLTLAASSTANTLTFDGLAPTLDITGITRVTGILAGSATITKTGSGTFIQDSNSSGFTGTIIINEGRFSSWGGTSTGNAVTTNFNPVSIVVNDGGTYQFGNAGIGDPNLPLTTYITVNEGGTVSWQETQTFGGFNLLGGSISLTNGTATPNGTTAQSWTHGSITGNIYTASAYNMAGSAPIFKTTAGTVTMSGAVALTNTGGLRLQEGKVVMAHAMNLGTAPLTFGADGTTGTLEYQGASALRAGNLIRSTGGTGVIQVTQASTILTLSGANTGSGILSKKGPGTLYLSGSFAATGPTQVAEGMLRVNPVTASGGFYVEAGTVLAVNSGNSSSSFSLPALVMQDTATLLLELGRDTVSAHALVKVGNTDGFFFNEGAVLQVTNSLPFANGTYTLLDYAGTAITSGLTLQLPGRTLGSLVYDVDNTQIQMNITGTDSVKWTGAVDTAWDVGTAAGVGGTDNWQLVTGSTATNFIQTDTVLFDDSAARFDVQIQEIMNPFSIKVDASEDYTFSGTGKITGTTGLSKSGTGTLVLATDNDYTGGTVVTGGTLQLGNGGGTGSITGPLSLANSTLAFNHAEPFFFDNAVNLTGSNTLVQNGAATVTMNSRLALGTNTLTFDGIGMLDLAGAITGSGVINKNGSGHLNLLGLNTFNGTLNINAGTVQLTDRGSSGDISAKSIMVNDGGTFIFGGEGNPDLPGTTIITVNTGGLFELRTGETYGGLVLNGGDYLVTTTAGSLASNGETTVPGTVVIDLRSGTMSTQNSGTGTGGGALGQSGGGVAAKTTSGTVTMGIGMTFNANLALQVREGTLAMPTTSVPATGTAVVSGGPLAGLEFGTAETQGTLQIYGSGIGSTSRNITLHAGGGKVEVTEPGTVLNFTGAISGDGPLIKTGAGTLNLSGNLDSTGLTTVSEGTLRLKPGTMAGGLATVDGALLAVSYDAVAASLNVPAVMLAGGSVLQYEFASSTLPVLPLVNVTDTDALSLGGEVLLRLTNSQHFATGLYTLLDYSGSAITSGFALELAGRASGTLNYDTAGTKITATILQGEEVRWTGTTNAKWDAGTGVDIGGTQNWQTITSLASTNFVQADFVHFDDTASRFDVTLEGVLRPNAVSINAASDYTFNGSGKISGITALNKSGSGTLVLATDNDYSGGTTVSGGSLQLGNGGISGSITGPLVLSGGSLAFNRSDDFTLSSPITLGVSTGIVQNGSGLAAITSALALGSNVLTITGEGDLRLSGVISGTALEPVVMNGSGTLYLPATNTFTGTTVINSGTVSVSSTRGLGATTADVFINGGTLQLTASNLGSVTAASRTVTIGPAGGTLDFQSNQTFQGSGFFGAGNVVKTGPGRWSVGSNASTFSGEILIAEGSLLMTSAQLNLAKNLTVAAGAQFIIDDNTAGTWSMASGGKYTFNGTGGGEGALRQINSSTSQNAVFTTTFNRELNLAGDTLVSTEVATGTISLTGNVTGEGMLTKQGPGTLRFAATGNTYTGGTLITGGTLLVANSSGSATGTGAVTIASGARLLGTGRITGNVILQNGALLQGGTATAAGTLTLTGETVLEAGSQADFRLIADGSSDRLVLEAFTLDTSATLRILLNYAADEGDTFNLLDWTTLGTGSDTNWVDNLDLSQAILSEGLKWDTSLFNSDGILIVGIIPEPSRALLLVSGLGCLLMRRRKR